Below is a genomic region from Halobacterium sp. CBA1132.
ACTGCCGACGACTTCGACGCCGACCCCGGAGCGCTGACCGCTGTGGGTCTCGGTCCCGGCCAGCCCGAGGGAATGACCGAGCGCGCGAAGGCCGCGCTCGCGGACGCCGAACACATCGTCGGGTACACGACGTACATCGACCTCATCCCGGACGACATCACCGACGACGCCGAGGACATCTACGACACGCCGATGTGCGGCGAGGTCTCCCGCACGGAGGAGGCCATCGACCGCGCGCTCGCGGGCAACGACGTCGCCATCGTCGGGAGCGGCGACCCGAACGTCTACGCGCTGGCGGGGCTCGCGCTCGAAATCGTGGAGTCGAAGGGTGCGACCGCCTCCGCACTCGACTTCGAGGTCGTGCCGGGCGTCCCCGCGGCGCAGTCCTGCGGGGCGCGGCTGGGCGCGCCGCTCGTCAACGACTCCGTCAGCGTCTCGCTGTCGGACCACCTCACGCCGATGCCGGAAATCGAGTCGCGACTGCACGCCGTCGCCGGTGAGGGGTTCACCATCTCCATCTACAATCCGTGGAGCCGGAAGCGCCGCGAGAACTTCCAGAAGGCCTGCGAGATTCTGCTCGCGCACCGCGACGAGGACACGCCCGTCGGCATCGTCCACGGCGCGGGCCGCGAGGACGAGGAAGTCGAACTCACGACGCTGGGGGAACTGGAGTCGTACGGCGAGACCGACCTCGTGGACATGACGACGACTGTCGTCGTCGGCAACGAGGACACGTACGTCTTCGACGACCGGATGGTCACCCCGCGCGGCTACGAGACGAAGTACGACTACTGATGTACCGCGTTACTATCGACCGCGAGGCCTGCGACGGCGTGTTCGCGTGCCTGACGCGGGACCCACGGTTCGTCGAGGACGACGACGGTATCGCCACGCTCGACCCGAGCGCGGACCCGGCGCCCCCGGAGGACAGCGACGACGGCGCTATCGAGCAGACGAACGAGACCGTCGTCGGAACGTTCGACGACGAGCGCGTCGCGGACGCCGAGGACGCCGCGGCGGCGTGCCCGTTCGACGCCATCACCGTCGAGGAGGTGGACGGATGAGCGCCGACACCCTGGTCGACGCGCCGGCGTCCGCGCTCGCCGCGCACCCGGAAACCGCGTACTTCTGGGGGCACGTCGCGGGCGCGGGTCGGCTCACCGACTCCTGTGTGACCGTCGAGACGAGCGACGAGGACGCCGCGGACAAACTCGCAGCCATCGCCGGCGGCGAGCGCACCGGCCACCGCGTCGAGGAACGCGAGTACGCCCACGACACGTCGGTGACGCGCCGCGAGGACGAGTACACGGTGCAGGTGTTCGGCGGCCTCGCGGCCCGCGCGGCGGCCGCGTTCGGCCTGCCGCTGGACGGCGACGCGGGCGGCTACCGGCTGGACGCGTTCCGCGACCACCCCCGCCACCTGCTGCGCGGCCTCGTCGAGTCCTGCGGCACCGTCTGTTTCAAGTCCTCGTCGGGGACCGTCGGCCTCTCGTTCGTCCACGAGGACCGCGCGCTCCTCGACGCGATTCGGTCGCTGCTCGACGACGCGCCCGTCGACGCGCCCTACGGCGAGGTCTCGGAGGCGTCGTCGGGGTACTACTTCAGCGTCGAGGACGACGCCGTGCCGGAACTCGGCGCGTGGCTGTACGAGGACAGCGAGGCATCGGGGCTGTTCGCGCCGTCGCGCCGCCGGAAGCTCCGCCGGAGCCTCGAACAGTCGGAGGGCGTGGAGTCCGTACCGGGTGGTGAGCCGTGAGTCGCACCGACAGCCCCACAGGGAGCCTGAACGACGAAGCCGTGCTGCTAGTCGGCCACGGTTCTCGGCGCGAGGAGTCCAACGAACAGGTGCGGACGCTCGCCGCCGACCTCGAAAGTCGACTCGGCGTCCCCGTGGACGCGGGCTTCCTCGAACTCGCGGAGCCCTCCATCGGGGACGCCATCGACGCGCTCGCGCCCGCCGTCTCGAGCATCTCGGTGGTCCACCTATCGCTGTTCGCCGCCAGCCACGTCAAGACCGACGTGCCAGCGGCGCTCCGGCAGGCGCGCGCCGACCACCCGGACATCGACTTCGACAACGGCTCGCATCTCGGCGTCCACCCCGCCATCGTCGACCTACTGGACGACCGCGCGGCGAGCGTGGAAGCCGATCTCGGCGTCGACCGAACCGACGACGACGTGGCCGTCGTGCTGTGCGCTCGGGGGTCCAGCGACCCGGACGCGAACGCTGACGTCCACAAGCTCGCGCGCCTGCTCCACGAGGGTCGCGAGTTCTCCCGCGTGGAGCCGACGTTCATCGGCGTGACCGAACCCACACTGGGCGACACGCTCCACGACGTCGCCAAACACCGCCCGGACGCCGTAGTCGTCCTGCCGTACATGCTCGGCGACGGCGTGCTCACGGGCCGCATTCGGGACGGCGCCGACGACTTCGACGCCGAGTACCCGTACGTGGAGGCGGCCTGCGGCGACCCGCTGGGCACGGACTCGCGACTATTGGACGTGCTCGCGGACCGCTGGCAGGAGGCGCGCACGGGCAGCGTGGAGATGTCCTGTGACACCTGCAAGTACAAGGTCGAACTCGACGGCTACGAGGAGGACGTCGGGGGCGCGAAGGCGATGCTGCGCGCGCTCGACCACCGCGAGACCCACGCCGACCGCGAGAACGTCGCCGACGACCCCCATGCCCACGACGCCCCCGACAAACACGTCGCCGTCTGCACGAATCAGACGTGCGCTGCCGACGGCGCGCCCGCGGTGCTCGAACGCCTCCGGCAGGCCGCGCGGGACGCCGACGACGGAAGCGTGCGCGTCACGCGCTCGTCGTGTCTCGGCCAGTGCGGCGACGGCCCGAACGTCGCCGTCTACCCGGACGGCGTCTGGTACCAGCGCGTCGCTCCCGACGACGCCGACCGCATCGTCTCCTCGCACCTCGACGCGGACCGCATCGTCGCCGACCTCGACGCCCAACTGCTATGACCTGCCACGAACTCGAAGCCCTACGACTCGGATTGATGAACGTCCTCGGCACCGACGACCGGAGCGCCCGCGAGCACGCCGAGAAGGAACTGGAAGGACACCTCGACGGCCCCATCGAGGGGCTGGCGAACGCGGAGTCGCTGTCCGCGCTCCAACGCCACCTCGACGCCGCGCTCGTGGACCTCGAAGAACAGGTCGCCGCGACCGACGACAGCGACCCCGAGTACGACTACCTCCGCGGCCGCCTCGTCGCGGTGCGGGACGCCGAGCGGTCGCTGGCGCGCGTGGCGAATCACGGCGACTCGCTGCTCGCGGACCTCGGCGAGACCCACCACTCGCTGCACGACGCGTTCCCCGGCGACGAGTAGCGGGACCCTCTCTTTTCGCGGTCGTCGCTACGTAGGACGAGCACGCCTGATACTGGTGCGCTCGAATCGGTGAGTAGGTCTGCGCACCGAGCGATGGAAACTCAATCAGTCCTATCCCGTGACTGGAGTCTTTCGCTGCTCGTCGGTTGCGATGAGGAGAGCAGAAACAACGAAGATAGCGATAACGGGGAAGATGTACACCCAGAGGGCAGCCTGCAAGAACCCCATCAGGAGCAGGGCGCAGGCCCCACCGACCGCAATCAGTTCCCGCTGATAGAATACCCCGGCCGTTCCTACGACTGCCAGTCCGCCGAGAACCACGAACAACGCCAGTCGGGTCCACGTGAAGCCCGGCTGGCCCAAATAGTAGCTTAACACACCAAGAAACGCCACCGTACACACGACAGACAGCCCACGGGCGATAGAAACTCTCGTGTCTGTCATCATATATTAGATTTCAGGAGCCTGCCACGTAAGTCTTCCCGCTGAACGTGACGGCTGTTTCGGACGATACGCTCAACGAAGAGAACGCATCGACGACTGCTCAGGCGACCAGTTGGACGGCGAACGCGAGCACGACGACGCTCGCGGTGAGTTCGACGGCGGCGTGGGCGTGCCGGCCGCGCTGGCGCGCCGCCGTGAACGCGCTCCCCAGTCCGGTGCCGACGACGACCATCGTGACGGTGAGCGCGACCGCGTAGACGCCGACGCTGGCGGCGGTCGCGGAGAGGCCCGCGGTCGGGAGGACCGCGGAGACGAGCGCGAGCATGCTCACGGGCGGCGAGAGGGCGAACAGCGACCCGACGACGCCCGTGCGGAGGTAGTCCGCTCGCGTCTCGTGGCTGTGGCTGTGGAGGTGGACGTGCAGCCGGGAGAGCAGTCGGCCGACGAGGTTCGACGCGTCCTCGGGGGTCGGGCGCGCGGACCGCCCGCGGAGCCGGCGCACACCCGTCACCGCGAGCAGGGCAGCGACGGCGACGAGAATCCCCGCGGCGACGAGGTGGCCGAACTCGTCGACGACCGCGGGCACCGCGCTCGCGGCGGTGCCGAGCAGCGTGAGGCCGGCGACCCACGCGACCACGACCAGAACGTGCCCGACGGCGAAGCTCCCGCCGACGAACGCGGCGTGCGTCCAGCGGTCCGCGTCGCTCGTGAGCGCGGAGATGCCGGCGGCGTGGTCGGGTTCCAGCGCGTGCGTGACGCCCAGCACCGCGGCCGCACCGAGGACACCGAGGCCAGCGCCGAGTCCGCTCATCGGCCGTCACCCCGCGCGGCGGAGACCGCGCCGTCGATTCGCTCGGGCGTCAGCGCGTCCAGCGGAACGCGCTCGCCCTCAGACGCTCGCACCACGTCGCCGACGAGGCTCGCGCGGTCGCCGTCCCCGGCGTCCACGACGAGCACTTCCGCGCCGCGGTCGGCGAGCGCGCTCGCGGCCTCGCGCGTGTCACTGGTCGGGGCGTCTGTCCCGGCGTTCGCGCGGCCATCCGTGACGACCACGACGACGGCGGCGTCCGGGTCCGCGCGCGCCAGCACGTCGTCAGCGGCGCGCAGGCCCGCAGGCAGCGGCGTACGGTCGCCCGTCGGCAGCGACTTGAGGTGTCGGGCAGCGAGCGTCACACTGTCCGTCGGCGGCAACACCACGTTAGCGTCCTCTCCCGCGAACGTCACGACCGCTACCTCGTCGCGGCGCTCGTAGGCGTCCCGCAGCACGTCCAGCGCGACGCCTTTCGCGGCGCGCATCGGTCCGCGCATCGACGCGCTGGCATCCACCGCGAACACCACCAGCGCCGACGCCGACCCAGCGCGCACGGACTGCCGGAGGTCCCGGGATTCGACGGTCTCGCTGCCGCGCGCGGCGGCCGCCCGCACCGACGCCGCGGCGTCCACGCTGTCCGTCGCGGACGCGCGCTCGGTCCGCACGCGCGGCCCGCGACTGTCCGCGCTCGGGGTCGCCGCCGCGCGTCCGCTCCCGGAGTCTCGCTCGGCGTCCGGCGTCTCCGTCTCGGGCGCGCGCCCAGCACCGGGTTCGACCGTCTCGGCGCGCGACTGGCCCGGGACGAGCGGCGCAGCCGCCTCGTCGTCGCCGTCCGATTCTGCGTCGTTCTCTCGGTCGTCACCCGACTCGTCCTCACTTCCAGAGTCGCTGTTGGACGCGTGCGCGCCCTCCGGGACGCCGCCAGCTCTCTCGTCGTCGTCCGCTTCGCCACCAGATTCGGGTTCGCGTTCGTGCTCGGAGTCCGAGTCGGAGTCGTCCGCTTCGTCACTGGACTCGGCGTCCGGGTCGTCACTCGCGTCTCCGTTCGTCTCGCCGTCAGTCGGTTCGTCCTCACTCCCGGATTCGTCCTCGAAGTGGTCGTCCACCACGTCCTCGGGGTCGGGCGCGTCCTCGAACGGCCGCGACTGGAGGCGGTGGGGGAGCGCGAACTCGGCGGCGCGCTGCACGTCTGCCTCCGTGACCGTCGGCCGGCCGTCGAGGGCGGCGAGCGTACGCGCGGCGCGGGCCGTCGCGACGTCCGCGCGGTGGCCGTCGACGCCCGCGTCCCGGCAGAGTTCGGTGATGTCGCGGACCAGCGACTCGGGCAGGTCGACGTCGGAGAGGCGCTCGCGCGCGTCGAGCAGGCGTTCGCGGACGCGCTCGGTCGCCTCGGCGTAGTCGCCGTCGAAGCCGTCGAGCGCGCGCGAGACGATTTCGGCGCGCTCGTCGAGGTCGTCGCTGCCCGCGACGTCGACGTGGAGCGCGAAGCGGTCGCGGAACTGCGGGCGGAGGTCGCCCTCCTCGGGGTTCATCGTGCCGACGAGGGTGAATTGGGCGGGGTGGGTGACGCTGACGCCGTCGCGTTCGACGCGATTGACCCCGGAGGCCGCGGCGTCGAGGAGGACGTCGACGAGGTGGTCGTCGAGGAGGTTCACTTCGTCGACGTAGAGGAACCCGCGGTTCGCTCGCGCGAGTAAACCAGGGTTGAACTCGGCGTCACCGTCGAGAGCGTCCGGCACGGAGAGCGACCCGACGACGCGGTCACGGGACGCGCCCAGCGGGAGCGTGACGAACGGGACCGGCCGGGACTCGACTGGCGGGTCGTCGCGTTCGCGGCAGTCCGCGCACTGGTGGTCGGGGTCGTCGGGGGGACAGCCGTACGGACAGTCGGCGACGGCGCGCTGGTCGGGGAGTAGGTCGGCGAGCGCGCGTGCGGTCGTGGACTTGGCGGTGCCCTTCTCGCCGGTCGCGAGGAGACCGTCGAGGGAGTCGTTGGCGGCGACCGCGAGGAGCGCGTCCTTGAGGTCGCGCTGGCCGACGACCGCGGGGAACGGCGCCGCGGCGCGTCGCCCGGGCGACACCTTTTTGCCGCTTCCTAATTCAACCATAGTTGTAATACTGCAATGTGGGTTTAACACACTTATGCCTCAAATTGCACTCTACACCGCGACCGAGAACGAGCTCGGCTCGATTCAGGCGGCCGCCGAGCGCGTCGAGGCCGACGTCCTCGCGCGCTCGGAGAGCGACCTCGACGACGACACCGACGTCGAGGCGTTCGTCGACGCCGCCAGCGACGCCGACGCCGCCGTGTTCTGGCTGCACGGCGCCGAGGACAGCATGCCCGGCTACGACCGCGCAATCGACCGCCTCCGGGAGGCGGGTGTCCCGCTGGTCGTCAAGTCCACGGGCGACGCTTACGCCGTCGAAGACACCACTGTCGCCGCCGAGGACCGCGACACCGTCTACGAGTACCTCGACCGCGGCGGCACCGCGAACGTCGCGAACTGCCTGCGCTTCCTCGTCGACCGCTACTCCCCCGCCGAGCGCGCGTACGACGACCCCGTCGCGCTCCCCACGGAGGGCGTCTACCACCCCGACCACCCGGGCGCCGAGTACGACGAACTCCGCGCGACCTTCGACCCGGACGCACCCACCGTGGCGGTCTGGTTCTACGAGTCCCACTGGACCCACGAGAACACGCGCTACGTCGACAGCATCGTGCGCGCGCTGGAAGAACAGGGCGCAAACGCCCTCCCGATTTTCTGTAATCCAGCCACGGACACCGACGAACAAGAAGACGCCGAGTGGGTGACCGACACGTGGCTCTTAGAAGACGGCGAGCCAGTCGTCGACGCCGTGCTCTCCTCGTTCATGTTCTCGCTGTCGATGGACGAGCGCGGCCGCTCGGCCTCCGACGAAGGCGATTCGGCCGAGGACGTCTTCCTCGACCGCCTCGGCGTGCCCGTCCTCCAGACGGTAACGACGATGCGCTCGCGTTCCCGCTACGACTCCGCGGACACGGGCGTGATGGGATTCGAACTCGCGCTCTCGGTCGCACTCCCGGAGTTCGACGGCAACGTCATCACGCACCCGATTTCGGGGAAAGAGCGCACCGACGACGACGCGGGCATCGGCACCGCGCCGAAGCAGCACTTCCCCATCGAGGACCGCGTCGACCACGCCGCCGGCCTCGCGGTGAACTGGGCGCGCCTGCGCCACCTCGACAACGACGAGAAGCAGGTCGCCGTCGTGCTCCACAACTACCCGCCCAGCGACGACGGCATCGGCACCGCGTTCGGCCTCGACACGCCCGAGAGCACGGTGAATCTGCTCGACGAACTGGACGCACGCGGGTACAATCTCGGTAGCGAGGCGCGAAGCGCCTCGGCACAGTCGAGCGGGGAGCGGAGCGACCCGCGAGACGGCCAGACGCCCCCCGAGGGACAGGCCCTCATCGAGCGACTGACGAGCCAGCTCACGCTGGACGACCGCTGGGTCGCGCCCGAGGACGTCCGCGCGAGCGAAGCGAGCGTGGGCTCGTCAGACGCGTCTGGCGGTGTGCGCGAACACAGCGTCGACGTGGTGTCGCCCGAGGAGTACGCAGACTGGTGGGCGGACGCCGACTCCGAGTTCCGCGAGAACGTGGTCGAAGAGTGGGGCGACCCACCCGAGCGTCCGTTCGCGATTCCGGGCGTGGAGTTCGGGAACGTGCTCGTGACCGTCCAGCCGCCGCGCGGGTTCGGGATGGACCCGGAGAAGGTCTACCACGACAGCGACCTCCAGCCGCCACACGACTACTACGCGTTCTACGCGTGGCTCCGAAACGACTTCGACGCGGACGCCGTCGTCCACCTCGGCACGCACGGCAGTCTGGAGTGGCTGCCCGGGAAGACCGTCGGCCTCGACTCAGCGAGCGCGCCGGACGCGCTGCTCGGCGACCTGCCGAACGTCTACCCGTACATCGTCAACAACCCCGGCGAGGGCACGCAGGCCAAGCGCCGGTCGTACGCCGCGGTCGTGGACTACCTCACGCCCGTGATGAGCAACGCCGGCGCGTACGACAACCTCGCGGAACTCGAAGAACTCGCCTCGCGCTACCGGGAGGCCGGAACGGGAGTCGGCGCGGACTCCGAGGACCACCTCGCGGACCGCATCCGCGAGCACGTCGACGACCTCGACCTCGCGGTCGAACTCGGCATCGAGGGCGAGATTTCGGAGAAAGCGGACGTTCGCGGTCCCGACGAAGCAGGCACGTCGCTGGCAGAAGGTAGCGTATCGGGCGACGACGTGGACATCGAGGAACTGGTCGAGCGTGTCCACGAGTACGTGACGGACGTGAAGACCACGCAGATTCGGCTGGGACTCCACACGATGGGCGAACCGCCGGAAGGCGACCGCCTCGTGGAGTACCTCGTCGCGCTCACGCGCCTCGAAAACCCAGGCGCGCCGTCGCTGCGCGAGTCGGTCGCGGGCGTCCTCGGCGTGGACTACCAGACGATGCTGGACTCCCCGGGCGCGTACAGCGAGGAACTGGGGATGACGTACGCCGAGGCCGCCGACGAGGTGTACGAAACGAGCGTCGACCTCGTGGAGACGCTCGCGGCGGAGGGCTTCGACGTGCCCGCGTCGAACGTCGAGAGCGACAGCGAGGTGAACATGAACCTCCTCGTGGTCGACATCGACACGCTCGGGGACGCGCGGGCGAAGTCGGGCGCGCACGACGACCTGCGCGACGTGCTGGCGTTCATCTGCGAGGAGGCGGCGCCGCGCGTGTTCGGCGCGGAAACCGAGATTCCCCAGACGGCGGACGCACTGAACGGCGAGTACGTCGAACCGGGCGGGAGCGGCGCGCCCACTCGGGGCGGCGTCGACCTGCTGCCGACGGGCCGGAACTTCTACACGCTGGACCCGCGGAAGGTGCCCGCCAAGCCCGCGTGGGACGTCGGGCGTGAAGTCGCCGAGGGCGTCGCGGAGCGGCACTACACGGAGGAGGGCGAGTACCCCGAGGAAATCGGCGTGGTCGCGTGGGGGACACCCACGGTTCGCACGCGCGGCGAGACCATCGCGCAGGTGCTCGGGCTGATGGGCGTGCGCCCGGTGTGGACGGACGCCGGGCGCGTCGACGACGTGGAGCCGATTCCGCTGGACGAACTCGGGCGGCCGAGAATCGACGTGACGACGCGCGTCTCCGGATTGTTCCGTGACGCGTTCCCGCAGGCGGCGGGCGTGATTCACGACGCCGTGGACGCCGTCGTCGCACTCGACGAGCCACACGACCGGAACTACGTGAAGAAGCACGTCGAGGAGGACGCCGAGCAGTTGGCCGAGGAGGGCGTCGACGACCCCGAGTCCGCCGCGAAGCACCGCGTGTTCACGACGCGTCCGGGCGGCTACGGCGCGGGCACGAACAAGGCCGTCGACGAGGGCGAGTGGGAGGACCGCTCGGACCTCGCGGACGTCTACGTCCAGTGGGGCGGCTACGCGATGGGGTCCCGGGGGAAGGTCTCGGAGGCCCACGACGCGTTCGAGCGCCGCCTCGGGAACGTCGAGGCGACCGTGAAAATCGAGGACACCGCCGAGCAGGACGAGTTCGACTCCTCGGACTGGTACGCGTTCCACGGCGGCTTCATCACCGCCGTCGCGGAGGAGTCCGGCGAGGAGCCGGCGTCGTACGTCGGGGACTCCAGCGACCCGGACAACGTGGACGTGTACACGAACGAGCAGAAGGTGCGGAAGGCGATGCGGGCGCGGGTCCTCAACCCCGAGTGGCTCGAATCGATGGAGGAGCACGGCTACAAGGGCGCCGGCGACCTGTCCTCGACGGTCGACGTGACGCTCGGGTGGGACGCCACCACCGGCATCGTCTCGGACCACCTCTGGAGCGAGGTCGCCGAGAAGTACGCCTTCGACGAGGACCGCCAAGAGTGGCTGCGGGACGTGAACCCGTGGGCGCTGGACTCCATCACGGACACCCTTCTGGAGGCCATCGAGCGCGGCCTCTGGGACGCCGACGACGACACCGAAGAACGGCTGCGAGACCTGAATCTGCAGGTGGAGGGCGACCTCGAAGCGCGCTCGTCGCGTGAATCGACTGCTGACCCAACGGAGGTGCCCTCGGATGACGACTGACGGTAATTTCGAGTCGTACGCCGACCTCGGGGCGACCACCGAGAACGCGATGGACATCGCGGAGACGAGCATGGACCGCGTGCGCGAACTCGTGCCCGACGAGACGCTCGCGGACCGCGTGCGACAGAAGTCCGTGCACGCGACCGGCGACCCCGAGTTCCAGCACCTCGTCCGGTTCACGGGCGGCGACGACAGCGAACCGGTCAGGGAGGGCGCTCGCGCGGTACTCGACGAGACGCCAATCGTGACGGACATCACGATGGTGAAGGCGGGCGTGACGGGCCGCGGTCACGACTGCGAGGTGCGGAAGGCCATCGGGAACGGCGCCGA
It encodes:
- the cobJ gene encoding precorrin-3B C(17)-methyltransferase; the encoded protein is MSTDDTTTETDASSSNCGATSTEASTSESKCGASSTDDASSSSCGASSKSEGSSSSSKCGASDSTEEKVGSTADDFDADPGALTAVGLGPGQPEGMTERAKAALADAEHIVGYTTYIDLIPDDITDDAEDIYDTPMCGEVSRTEEAIDRALAGNDVAIVGSGDPNVYALAGLALEIVESKGATASALDFEVVPGVPAAQSCGARLGAPLVNDSVSVSLSDHLTPMPEIESRLHAVAGEGFTISIYNPWSRKRRENFQKACEILLAHRDEDTPVGIVHGAGREDEEVELTTLGELESYGETDLVDMTTTVVVGNEDTYVFDDRMVTPRGYETKYDY
- a CDS encoding ferredoxin, producing the protein MYRVTIDREACDGVFACLTRDPRFVEDDDGIATLDPSADPAPPEDSDDGAIEQTNETVVGTFDDERVADAEDAAAACPFDAITVEEVDG
- a CDS encoding CbiX/SirB N-terminal domain-containing protein, translating into MSRTDSPTGSLNDEAVLLVGHGSRREESNEQVRTLAADLESRLGVPVDAGFLELAEPSIGDAIDALAPAVSSISVVHLSLFAASHVKTDVPAALRQARADHPDIDFDNGSHLGVHPAIVDLLDDRAASVEADLGVDRTDDDVAVVLCARGSSDPDANADVHKLARLLHEGREFSRVEPTFIGVTEPTLGDTLHDVAKHRPDAVVVLPYMLGDGVLTGRIRDGADDFDAEYPYVEAACGDPLGTDSRLLDVLADRWQEARTGSVEMSCDTCKYKVELDGYEEDVGGAKAMLRALDHRETHADRENVADDPHAHDAPDKHVAVCTNQTCAADGAPAVLERLRQAARDADDGSVRVTRSSCLGQCGDGPNVAVYPDGVWYQRVAPDDADRIVSSHLDADRIVADLDAQLL
- a CDS encoding DUF3209 family protein, with amino-acid sequence MTCHELEALRLGLMNVLGTDDRSAREHAEKELEGHLDGPIEGLANAESLSALQRHLDAALVDLEEQVAATDDSDPEYDYLRGRLVAVRDAERSLARVANHGDSLLADLGETHHSLHDAFPGDE
- a CDS encoding VWA domain-containing protein — its product is MVELGSGKKVSPGRRAAAPFPAVVGQRDLKDALLAVAANDSLDGLLATGEKGTAKSTTARALADLLPDQRAVADCPYGCPPDDPDHQCADCRERDDPPVESRPVPFVTLPLGASRDRVVGSLSVPDALDGDAEFNPGLLARANRGFLYVDEVNLLDDHLVDVLLDAAASGVNRVERDGVSVTHPAQFTLVGTMNPEEGDLRPQFRDRFALHVDVAGSDDLDERAEIVSRALDGFDGDYAEATERVRERLLDARERLSDVDLPESLVRDITELCRDAGVDGHRADVATARAARTLAALDGRPTVTEADVQRAAEFALPHRLQSRPFEDAPDPEDVVDDHFEDESGSEDEPTDGETNGDASDDPDAESSDEADDSDSDSEHEREPESGGEADDDERAGGVPEGAHASNSDSGSEDESGDDRENDAESDGDDEAAAPLVPGQSRAETVEPGAGRAPETETPDAERDSGSGRAAATPSADSRGPRVRTERASATDSVDAAASVRAAAARGSETVESRDLRQSVRAGSASALVVFAVDASASMRGPMRAAKGVALDVLRDAYERRDEVAVVTFAGEDANVVLPPTDSVTLAARHLKSLPTGDRTPLPAGLRAADDVLARADPDAAVVVVVTDGRANAGTDAPTSDTREAASALADRGAEVLVVDAGDGDRASLVGDVVRASEGERVPLDALTPERIDGAVSAARGDGR
- a CDS encoding cobaltochelatase subunit CobN, which encodes MPQIALYTATENELGSIQAAAERVEADVLARSESDLDDDTDVEAFVDAASDADAAVFWLHGAEDSMPGYDRAIDRLREAGVPLVVKSTGDAYAVEDTTVAAEDRDTVYEYLDRGGTANVANCLRFLVDRYSPAERAYDDPVALPTEGVYHPDHPGAEYDELRATFDPDAPTVAVWFYESHWTHENTRYVDSIVRALEEQGANALPIFCNPATDTDEQEDAEWVTDTWLLEDGEPVVDAVLSSFMFSLSMDERGRSASDEGDSAEDVFLDRLGVPVLQTVTTMRSRSRYDSADTGVMGFELALSVALPEFDGNVITHPISGKERTDDDAGIGTAPKQHFPIEDRVDHAAGLAVNWARLRHLDNDEKQVAVVLHNYPPSDDGIGTAFGLDTPESTVNLLDELDARGYNLGSEARSASAQSSGERSDPRDGQTPPEGQALIERLTSQLTLDDRWVAPEDVRASEASVGSSDASGGVREHSVDVVSPEEYADWWADADSEFRENVVEEWGDPPERPFAIPGVEFGNVLVTVQPPRGFGMDPEKVYHDSDLQPPHDYYAFYAWLRNDFDADAVVHLGTHGSLEWLPGKTVGLDSASAPDALLGDLPNVYPYIVNNPGEGTQAKRRSYAAVVDYLTPVMSNAGAYDNLAELEELASRYREAGTGVGADSEDHLADRIREHVDDLDLAVELGIEGEISEKADVRGPDEAGTSLAEGSVSGDDVDIEELVERVHEYVTDVKTTQIRLGLHTMGEPPEGDRLVEYLVALTRLENPGAPSLRESVAGVLGVDYQTMLDSPGAYSEELGMTYAEAADEVYETSVDLVETLAAEGFDVPASNVESDSEVNMNLLVVDIDTLGDARAKSGAHDDLRDVLAFICEEAAPRVFGAETEIPQTADALNGEYVEPGGSGAPTRGGVDLLPTGRNFYTLDPRKVPAKPAWDVGREVAEGVAERHYTEEGEYPEEIGVVAWGTPTVRTRGETIAQVLGLMGVRPVWTDAGRVDDVEPIPLDELGRPRIDVTTRVSGLFRDAFPQAAGVIHDAVDAVVALDEPHDRNYVKKHVEEDAEQLAEEGVDDPESAAKHRVFTTRPGGYGAGTNKAVDEGEWEDRSDLADVYVQWGGYAMGSRGKVSEAHDAFERRLGNVEATVKIEDTAEQDEFDSSDWYAFHGGFITAVAEESGEEPASYVGDSSDPDNVDVYTNEQKVRKAMRARVLNPEWLESMEEHGYKGAGDLSSTVDVTLGWDATTGIVSDHLWSEVAEKYAFDEDRQEWLRDVNPWALDSITDTLLEAIERGLWDADDDTEERLRDLNLQVEGDLEARSSRESTADPTEVPSDDD